The genome window GATGGTAATAATGATCCAGTTTTACTACATTTTTCATCGTTCTGTGGTACCTTTCGATTTTCCCTTGCGTTTGAGGATGCAGAGGCTTTCCTCTAACATGTTTCATTTTTTGAGTATTTTTCAAGTAATCTTTTAACTCACTTGATACATAACAAGGTCCATTATCAGATAATAATTTTGGTTTCTGTTTCGTTTTTAATTTCGCTTTTTCAATAGCTGTTTTTACAGTTCTTTTCACATCTTCAGCTTTCATTGAACTGCATAATTCCCAATGAATAATATATCGGCTGTAATCGTCTAAAATCGTGCTCAAATAATACCATCCCCATCCAATAATTTTAAAATAAGTAAAATCTGTTTGCCACATTTGATGAACAAAATTCGTTTTATCTTTAAATTCATTCGCTGCTGAAATCAGAATGTGATTGGGCGCTGGAATTAAATCTCGTTGCTTCAATATCCGATAAACACTCGATTCCGATATATAAATCCCTAATTCATCGGTCATTTTAAAAGCCAGTTCTCTAGCAGATAATTCAGGATAATCCAAAGCTAATTCTACAATTAAATCTTTCTGAGATTCAGGAATACTATTCCATTTTCGATGCATTGAATAACGTTTAGATTCTAAACCCTCAAATCCATTTTCTAGATAATTTGAATACCATTTGTAAAATGTACTTCGTGCTATTCCAAATTCCTCTAAAGTACGTTTAACTCCAATTTCTGAACGAGTTACAGTCTGAATTATTTCATATTTTTCACTTGCTGATAATCGCATATATTTCTTAAATTTATTGATTAATCCAACGAATCCAAGGTTTTTTTTACGATATCATAACGCACAACTAAATCGGCTACAATCTCTTTTAATTGTAAATTTTCTTTGCGGAGATCAGAAACTTCATCACTTGTTGCTTCACGTGTAATATCACCAGATAATCGCTTTTTACCAGCTTCTAAAAACTCTTTGTTCCACTTATAAAATTGAGATTGTGAAATAGCATATTTGCGACAAAGTTCAGCTACTGAAATCTCAGCACGTAAGGCTTCCATCACAATTAAAATCTTTTGTTCCGCTGTAAATATTCGTCTTGTGTTTTGACGAATATCTTTTACAAATTTTTCAGGAGTTTTCTTTTTTGAATTTGCCATAATTAAAATTAATGCTTTTAAAAACACTATCTTAAATTTTAGGTCTTAGATGTCCACTTTTTGCTGACGATTTACATAATCAAACCACAAACAAAAGCATTAACAAGTTTCAGATATTCTCCTGCTATATCTGCTACAATAGTTACAGCAGATTTTATCATAGTATTGACTTTGGTTGTAAAACCTGTTAATTCTTCTATTACTTTTTTGAAACCTGATGGTAAATAATTCTCAACATTCAGCTTTTTTAATAAATTAAGATTCTTCTGTACAAGTTTTTCTAAAACAGAAATTCCGATTCCGATAGAAATAACTGTTGGAGAAGAAACTGCTTTTTCTACTAAATAGGGTTGATAATCATTTCTATCAGCTAAATAACGTTTTTCTGCTATTTTACTTTTTCCAATAAATTCTGCTATTTTAGCTACAGCTTCTGCCATACCATCGTTTATACTCCCGATTGCATTAAGTATAGAACCTGATTCGCTTTTTGACCAAGCATTTAGTTTGATTGCTTTATAAATATCAACTTCTGATAGTTGATTGTCTTGATGAACAGAATCTAAAACAAGCTTGGTATATTTAGCTTCTAACTCAATAGAGTCTACAATAATTGATTTTGTTCTATTGTCATACCAACTTCTGATTTTCTGCTTAGGAAATTGTGACATAAAATTTTGATAATATGTATTCCCTATATTTACAATGCAGTTTCGTCCACTAAAATTAAAATATTGGTTGTTCAATTTTTCATAATACAATTTGACATGATATGGATTAAAGCTTGATTTTTCTTTATCATAGGCTTCAAAAACCTTTGTACCAGTATCTTCTACTTGTACATGAGTTTCGTACGCATATCCGTGTACTTCCTTTGGTTTTTCATTTGGAGAATCTTCTTCTGTCGATTTTTTATTAGAGGAAGTTTTTTTTCCTGTATAGTTAAAAATAGAAATCGGAACATCTACTTTTATACTTTCACCTTCTTCTAGTCCAAATTCTTTGTAAAATGGACTTACTAATCGGTTAGAATTTTCATTAATTCTAATTTTCTCAAATGGGTCTTTTCCAAAAACTCCTTTTTCCAATTCTTCAAAAGAAATAAACTCGTTATTTTTGGCTAAAGACAATAAAATTTGCTGAGACTCCTCGTCCCAATCGTCGAGATCTCTTAAATAATCATTTGTCATAATTTGTGGTTTTTAATTATAAAAGAGCGCTCTTTCTTTTACAATACAAAGCTATACGGCGATTGTGCCAAAAGTTGTCGTAATGGAATTTTGATTTGAAACTTTATTCTTAATTAACTTTTGTGCCAATTGATGCAATACTTCTTTATTCTCATCAACATAGCTTAATCCTGCTTGAATCAATGCTTCAATGTTTTCTTTTCGGACATCATCCATCTCAGAAGATGCATTCTTAATTGATGGATTGATTCGATAATAATTCTGACGATTTCGCTTGCCTAACGTATTTATCATTTGAGACAATTGATAATCGACGGTTTCTGCATTTGCAGATAGTAAAATATCTATAAGTGGTTCTATCCATTTTAGCTTTCCTGCATTCTCAAATTTATTGTACGCATATTTTTTCAAAACAGTTCCAGTACCAATAGAAACGATTACCATATTTTTGATTGAAGGATAATTTGGTTTTTCTAGGTCTTGAAACAAATCTCCAAAAGGAATTTTTCGAGCTTCTGCATATGCACACAAAGCAGGATTATTTGCAAAAACTCCTCCATCAATCAACGTAAACAATTGGCCATACTTTGATTTGATTTGAGCTGGAGAAAAATAAGTTGGGGCAGCAGATGTTGCACGACAAATATCTTTTACCTGAAAATTGTTTGAATCTACATGCGCATTAAACGAATTAAATAATTTAGCTTTCCTATTTTCTAAATCATAAGCAGTAATTAACGATGGTTTTATTAAACTTTTCAATTCAAGGTTACCAAAGAAATCAGCTAAATGTTTTTCCAATTGTTCTTCAGAAATTTTTTCACTAAATAATCCAAACGGATTGATTAATCGTTGCCAAAATGAAACATTGAAAATATCATTTCCTTTTTCTGTGTATAAATCAAATGCTGTTTTAATCGAATAATTTGCTGTTCTTTGATCATTTGGATAAAGCAGAATAGAAGCTAATAAACCTCCAGTACTACTTCCTGCAATCAAATCAAAATAATCACCTATTTTGGCATATGGGTTATCTAATAATTGTATTTGCTCTTCGATATAACGGAGGATGATGCAAGGTATAATTCCTCGTATTCCTCCTCCGTCAATGGAGAGAATAGTAATTTTCTTTTTCATTTTTTTGTGTTTTTTTTGAATTGTTTAGAAAATAATGTAGCCCAATTTGTCCTGTTTCATTTTGATGAGGTCTCTCCAATTATTTACTTTTTGTTTTCCCTTAGAAGTCTGTAAAAACTCTTTTTCGAAATGACTTCCGTCTTTGAAATTTTTCCAATCTCCACCCCAAATCCATCCATATTTTTTGAAGATTGAAACACATTCCATCCAATCGGCTAAACCGTCATCGTCCCAATCGGTTTTCATATCCCAACTTGCCGTTTTTCCATCGATAATTAAACAGATATCAACTGCCAATCCATAATTGTGAATACTTTGTCCACCTTTAGCATTCGTTACTTTTAATCCTTTTTTTGTACGACCTTGCGCATAAAGATTATTTTGTTCTTCGAATGTTCGTAAAGCTTGTGTAATACGCACTTTAGCTCGTCCTGTTAATCGTTTATCTATTTCGTTGATAATTTGTGCCACTTCTTCTCTAACCAAAGGATGTAAAGTTGCAATGCGTTGTTGTGTTACTTTATCCATTTTATTGTGATTTTAGACAAAAGTAACAGCCGCTTGTGTCAAAAGTTGACGTAGTGGAAATGGATTTTTATTAAAAAGAAAAACCGCTCATTGAGCGGTTTTTAAAATTAACTGTTTTCTTCTACAAATTTTTTAAAATCATTTAGAAATGTTAAAATTTCTTCGTGCGTTAATTTTAATGTTATAATATCTGGATCATATTGTTTACCTCTTTGAGCTAGAACATCTATTAACAAAACGCCATTTTTATTCGAATAGAGGTTGACATCTTCATTGCCCCATGTATATTCTTCTCCTTTGGGTTTGGTTTTACTGTCTTCTATTCCATTTATAATTTTTTGAACTTTTTCTGAAGTCCAATCCCAACTACCAATATTATTAATTGTACTCTGTTCTGACTCTATTCCAAAAACCATTGTTCCGTCCCAATCATGTTTTTTAAAATTATATTTCATTTTAACTTTTTTTTATTATTATAATTTTGGATATGCATTCATAATATTTTCAGCTTCATCGATCTCTATTAAAATATCAAACTTACCAGAAGAATCTTTAAATTTATACTGCTTAAATTTCTTGCTCAATGAATCTGGATTTAATCCTATTCCTTTCTCCACCGTATTTTCGTATACATAGGCTATTTCTTGTTGTATTCTCTTAACATCCCAATTTTTAGGAAACATCGAAGATTCTGCAAGTTTAGGAAATGATTTACCATTTAGTGATTTTACAGATATTTTAGCTTTAAAAGGAATATCTTCGGCTATTTGTAACATAGAATAAGTATTCTTTGGATATATAATTTCATCTATCCTTACAAATTTATTCATAAAATGGCCTCCTTGTCCTTTCGTTCCTAAATATATCCATTCCTCATATTTCAACCATTTTTTATTGAAAACTTTTTGACTAATAAATTCAACATCTCCACTCAAATGATTTACAAAGTTTTCATCAAATTTATGTAACCATTTATTTAGATATATTTTTCTTAAACCATCTTGATCATCTATTAATCTATAAAATTTTTCTTTTACATAGTCTACAAATTTTCCACTTTTTACAGCTTCTATTAAATCTTCAAACTCTTTTTTTAGCCATTTGATCAATTGGTTGAGAGAATTTTTGACTTGAGAAGTAAGTTTACCAACGAAGTTAGCAGTTTTTGTGGCAAGTTGTTCTGCTTTAGTAGAAATTCTACTTATTTTTGATGATAAACTAACTACATTACCACTACCTGCCGTAAAAATTACAATAATAACTTCTAGTAAAATTTCAAAAGTGACGGCTCCAATAAAAAACATCCAAAAATATTGGTTGAGGTTAGCAATTTTATTTTTCAATAATTTACAGAAACTTGTTAACTCTCTCCATATCTTATTATCTGTAATCAATAATTTGATAGCATCTACTAAATGAGGTACTTTTTCTTCTAACAAATCAATAGTATCTTCTACAAATTCTAACTTTTCTTGGTGTTTAACTAATTCCGAAGGAGTCATTTTTTCTACCTCCAATAAAGGTATCTTATCCACAACAAAAGCTAAAAGCATTAATATTGTTTGTACCAAAGAAATTAATCCATTTGCTAATCCGCATAAAAAGGCATTTGCCATAGCCAAATCATGTCCCAATTTGTTTTTAACTAATTGTCCTGCATTATCTATCGCGTTAACTATTTTTACTAAACAATTTTTTAATCGTTTAAAAATTGTTTTTATAGATTCCGGAATTATTTTTTCTAATTGTTCTTTTGCAAAAAATACAATTGCTTCTGCAACATCTTGCGAAAACTCTTTTGTCTTTTTCAATAAATAATAGCCAACTCCAGTGATTAGTTCTTCGAAAGTACCTAAAAAACTAGTTAAACTTTTTAAACCTGTTGTTACAAAATTTTTTGCATCTTTAGAGTACATTCTATCTTGCTCTGTCATAAAAGCTTTGATAGGTAAT of Empedobacter falsenii contains these proteins:
- a CDS encoding patatin-like phospholipase family protein, which encodes MKKKITILSIDGGGIRGIIPCIILRYIEEQIQLLDNPYAKIGDYFDLIAGSSTGGLLASILLYPNDQRTANYSIKTAFDLYTEKGNDIFNVSFWQRLINPFGLFSEKISEEQLEKHLADFFGNLELKSLIKPSLITAYDLENRKAKLFNSFNAHVDSNNFQVKDICRATSAAPTYFSPAQIKSKYGQLFTLIDGGVFANNPALCAYAEARKIPFGDLFQDLEKPNYPSIKNMVIVSIGTGTVLKKYAYNKFENAGKLKWIEPLIDILLSANAETVDYQLSQMINTLGKRNRQNYYRINPSIKNASSEMDDVRKENIEALIQAGLSYVDENKEVLHQLAQKLIKNKVSNQNSITTTFGTIAV
- a CDS encoding M15 family metallopeptidase codes for the protein MDKVTQQRIATLHPLVREEVAQIINEIDKRLTGRAKVRITQALRTFEEQNNLYAQGRTKKGLKVTNAKGGQSIHNYGLAVDICLIIDGKTASWDMKTDWDDDGLADWMECVSIFKKYGWIWGGDWKNFKDGSHFEKEFLQTSKGKQKVNNWRDLIKMKQDKLGYIIF
- a CDS encoding EndoU domain-containing protein → MDTYKLTDVSYDYEKYFLSLRNTTSQNYPYKPLLPIKAFMTEQDRMYSKDAKNFVTTGLKSLTSFLGTFEELITGVGYYLLKKTKEFSQDVAEAIVFFAKEQLEKIIPESIKTIFKRLKNCLVKIVNAIDNAGQLVKNKLGHDLAMANAFLCGLANGLISLVQTILMLLAFVVDKIPLLEVEKMTPSELVKHQEKLEFVEDTIDLLEEKVPHLVDAIKLLITDNKIWRELTSFCKLLKNKIANLNQYFWMFFIGAVTFEILLEVIIVIFTAGSGNVVSLSSKISRISTKAEQLATKTANFVGKLTSQVKNSLNQLIKWLKKEFEDLIEAVKSGKFVDYVKEKFYRLIDDQDGLRKIYLNKWLHKFDENFVNHLSGDVEFISQKVFNKKWLKYEEWIYLGTKGQGGHFMNKFVRIDEIIYPKNTYSMLQIAEDIPFKAKISVKSLNGKSFPKLAESSMFPKNWDVKRIQQEIAYVYENTVEKGIGLNPDSLSKKFKQYKFKDSSGKFDILIEIDEAENIMNAYPKL